CATAATTAATCTAAAAGGATGTGTTATTGAATGAAATTAGCAAAAAAAGTATCTATTCTTGCATTTGTATTTACATGTTTAATGATTTCTAGTGTTGTTGCAAGTAGTGTATACGCATCATGTACTTCATGGGAAACTCAGGCAACAGGACCGGTTTGGTGTGATACGAGTGACGGATGTGGATTTTTGTGGCTACAAGATACTGCAAAGGTAGATGCATATCAAGTAAGGATATGTAGTTCTGGAGACGGTTATTTTGTAATTGAAGAGAGATACGTGACATTAAGGGAAGGTTGTTGTTAAAAAATCTAACCCAATGTTATAGGTAAAAGTAATTGCAGTATAGGACTTTAAATAGAAAGGTTGTCAAAAAATGAAAAAAATTGCATGTGCACTATGTTTTTTTCTGGCTTTAATCCTTGTGGGCTGTTCTCAAAATACGAATCATGAAGTGAATATAAATAGAATATTTGCTGAAGAGTATAGCATAGAGGAACTCGAATTAGAAGTTGAATTAAAGGAACCAAGAGGTTTGACAATGATTGGTGATGATCTAATTATTGTTGATTCAGGAAATAATCGACTGCTTAGAATCAATAAATCCGGAAAGTTAGTGCAAACCATAGGCGAAACAGGACATGGGAATGGAGAATTTTTAAATCCAGTAGCGGTGGCAGTTGATGAGCAGTTTATCTATGTTGCAGATTCTGGTAACTCTAGAGTACAAAAGCTCACTATGGATGGTTCATTTATAGAGGATTGGAAAATAGAAGGTCTTCAAAATTTCACTATAACAAATAGAATGCTGGATATTGAAGTCGATGCAAATCAAAACATTTATCTCTCCGTGCTTTCTTTAAATAATAAGCTAAGTAAAGTTCATATCTTAAATTCAGGAGGAAAAGTATCAACAATAGGAAAAGATTCAATAGGATATCTTGGAATTGAAAATAATCAGCTGTTTTTTGTATCAATCTTAGAGAGAATAGATAGAGATACGTTAGAAGGTAGAAATAATCAAGTATTTGAAATTATTGACGGAAAAATGGTCAACAAAAAATCACTACCTACTTCTTACTCTCCCGCTGATTTGACATTTTATAATGAACAGATGTATATGTTTAGTAGAGGGTATCAGGCTATTGATCGATTTAACCTTGATGGTGATTATATAGATTCAATATGGAGACGTGAAATTACAGATGGAAACGCAGATACAAATTTTTCAGCAGGCATGTATGGGATGCACGCGGATGAAAAAGGAGATATTTACATGAGCAATTATTTAGAAAATAAAATCTATAAATTTAGTAATAAGGAATAATTAAATATGTTTGTCCGTTTCTTATACTTGTTTATGACTGGCTTTCAGCAAACTCTAAGAAACAAGACCATTAGTATGATTCTCATTCTTTCATTTTCATTAGGGCTATTTTTCTCAGCTTTTTTACTAGGTATTGGTTTACAGTTGCTTGAGGATACCAAGAGTAGAGAGGTTTTAGATCTTGATCAAACTGTACGTATGAGTCCAGTCAGTTTTGAAGGTCGATCTATACCTATTCTTTACTCGGATGTGGAAAAAATTGTTCAACAACACTCTAATGTAGAAAGAATACATTTAGTGGAACATAAATTGAATCAGACTGTATTAATAAATGAAAACCTAGTTCTTGGACTTTCATTAGCCTATGTTGATTCAGGTTTCGATCAGTTATTTAAAGATTTCATAGTTAGTGGGGTGATGCTTTCAAATAAATCTAACGAAACAGCTGAATGCGTAGTTGGTCAACATATCTCTGGAGAAGTAAACTTAATTGAAGATCCGGTAGGTAAAAGAATAAACATAAACGGCAATGAGTGTGAAGTAGTAGGAGTGGCAAATCACCCTCAGTATAACAAGAGTATTTTTCTTCCTATAAATTTGTTAAGTGATGAAGATGTTGAGAAGCCCATGTATTATGTCATATTCTCGAGCCTTGACAGCATACTTGAATCAGAATTCAGATCAAATATTCTGAAGCAATTTGGAGAGTATGAGATAGATTATGAAAGAAGTGTTCAAGAACAAGTAATTTCTAAAAGTCGGAATGTATATATTGTAATCTTTGGGATATCAACAATTGTACTTGCTTTCGCATTATTAAATATAATTAATATTGTTTATTTCCGAACGATTCAACTTCAAAAACGCTGGGCTATTGCTTTAGCACTAGGAGCTCGTAAATCTGATTTATATTTGTATAAAATATCTGAGATGTTGGCTTATACAGTATGTGCTTCTTTAATTGTATTTCTAGCTTTGGAAATCATTGAAAGTGTAGTGCCCCCTAGCTTTCCATTCAGGTCAGGATTATCAATCTTATTCATACTACTTGGATTTTCAATAATTATTTCGGCAGTATCTAGCTTACTTATGCTAAGGAAAATAATGAATAAGCCCGTCAGGGAAATTCTGAAAGGTTAGATAGATGAGTGAATACGGAATATATAAGACAATTCGATATTTGCGTCGTAATATAAGAACTTACACAGGCGTTATATTACAAATTTGTTTAGGAATGCTTACTCTGCACTTATTTTTCAATGTTAGTCTATCTTTAGAGAATGAATATAATCAAATGCTAGATGAAGGGAGAGATAAGGAGTTTCAAATTTCTTTTAAGGAAAGAAATCATGAATTCGATATACAGAGTTTTAATTACCTCGACTGGGCTCAAGAAGAAGCCATTCCTTTTGAGCATGGAGTAAGTCTAATGCCTTTTACAAGCGAAGATTATAATATTTTAAAAAATCGACATGGTACAGAAGTTGAGATCGTATATTTTGTTCGTAGAAGTATCAATTATGTAGACACTGAAAATGGTTTGACCACTTTTTATGTGTTCCATGTAACACCTGACTTTTATAACGAATTTCAGAGGATTGATGCTCAAAAAGATCATGATCGGAGAGCATACATTGGTGAAAATTTCTACTCATTTCTAAAAGAGATGAACAAAACGAATACAATTAATCCTAACGAGCTTGTATTTAGTTTTTCTAATGATTTTCCAGATCAAATAGTAAACTGGGAGAGTAGCGTTCGTGAGATTGAGGTAGTAGAGAATCTAAATGAATATGATCTCACTAAATTAACACTTGGAATAGAAATGAATAATGATTTAAACCAATCTGATATTGCGATAGTGCCATTAGATGATTACATACCTTTTTATCACCCTAAGGATATTATCCAATCATTTTTATTTATCCGATTCAATCAAGTAATGGATGCTAATACAGTGTTTTCGGATATATTTAACTACTTGTACAAGACCCATGGTTCAGAGTTTATTTACAGCGTAGATAATGTGTTTGAGCAATATGTAAATAGAACTGAAACTCTTAGACAGAATACACGTGTAGCATCGTGGGTCGCACTAATCACTCTTGCTATAGTTGCAATTGGTTTAATGGGGCTAATGTTATTAGCTTTTGAGAAGAGACGAAAAGAAAAAGCTATTAATATGTTGTTGGGAGCATCAAAAGGAACCGTACTTAAAGAAATGCTGTTTGAGAGTGTTTGTATTACAATGACAAGTGGAATATTGGGGGTTTTATGTAGCTGGACTCTATTGACTTTTAATGTAATTCAGTTAGAAGGATTAGAGATTGATAGTCATGTACTAGTCACAATATTTACAATTGGTCTTGCTGCATTCATCGGTGTAATTACTACTATACCTAGTATTCTTCAACTAAAAGAATTATCTCCTCTAAATACACTTAGAAAACAATAAAATGGGGAATGAATCTAAATGATTAGTCTAAAAAACATAAAGAAAAAATATCGCGGACAAGGTGTTGAAACGTTAGCATTAGATGGTGTTAATTTAGATATAGAGAAATCTGAATTCCTCTGTATTCGGGGACGTTCTGGTTGCGGCAAAACAACTTTACTCAATATTCTAGGTTGCATGGATCAATTTGATTCTGGAGAATACATATTTGAAGGTGTTGACGTGACCAGTATGAAGGCAAGGGAAGTAGCAAATTTTCGTAATACAAGATTAGGATTTGTATTTCAGTCCTTTCACCTTATTGATGATTTAAAGGCTTGGGAAAATGTAGAAGTTCCTTTGGGCTATGCTGGTGTAAGAGCAAGTGATAGAAAAAGAAAAGCTTTAGACCTATTAGATATGGTAGGACTTTCGAACAGAATACATCATTATCCTAGTCAATTATCTGGGGGTCAGCAGCAAAGGGTTGCAATAGCAAGAGCCTTAGCCAATGCCCCTTCACTGATTCTAGCTGACGAACCTACGGGAAATTTAGACAGCACTAATGGAAAAGAGATTATGGAATTACTTACACTCCTTAATCAAAACGGTACGACAATCGTTATGGTGACACATGATCAAGTAGTTGCAGATTTCGCAAAGAGGAGTATTGAATTAGAAGATGGAAAAGTGATTTTTGATCAATGAAAATATATGCAAACAAAAAATGTTACAAGAATTAACTGAGCCTAGATACAAAATCAAGACACTCTTAACAATAATCTTATTAAGAGTGTCTTGATTTTTTAAAGCTTAAGTACACCTACAGTTTCTCCAAAGAGAATCTCACCAGTAGGAACAAATCCGCATTTTAAGTAAAATTTTTCTGGTCCATCCTCTCCAGGAACCCATAAAACAGTAATGCGTTCAGCTCCTCTTGAGCGTGCTTCATCAGCAAGTGCCTGTACAGCGAACTTTCCTACACCTCGTCCCTGATCCTCTCCAGATACGTTTAGTCTCCAGATCCCAGCCCTAAAAGCTTCAATTTCATTCTCAGGATCAAAGTTGCCCATAATAAATCCGACAACTTGATCTTGGTCAAGGATCACTCGTGGCCATGCTGTTGGAGTTACATAGGCTTGTGCTATCGAGTGTACAACTGGTGCAACGTATTTCTCTTGTCCAGGCTTTAGGGATAGGGAAACAGCTGCTTGAAGATTATCAGCGTTCAATTCTTCCAATTTAAGAGACATTTTTTATGCTCCTCTCATCATGATTATGTTTTGTCTTGTCCCACTCATTTGTGACACCCTCTCCGTCTTCTATTTATTATCTACTTGTCTTTTAAGAGTGTCCACTTTTTTTTCAATCATATTCTCGCTCTAAGATGCTATAAAGACTCAATGTAAACATTTTTATTTATACGGACTCGGAATTCGCTCATGCTCAATCCTGCTTGCTCAAAGAATGAGGATCTTTGTCGGTACGAATGCTCCTCTAATACGCTGACTAGAAAGAAATGACGGCGTTTCCCGGCAGTATAGCCCTACTTAATATCAAAATGCCAAATCTAATTAGATCCAGTCTCACTTTTTGAATTTATGGGGTATGCAATATAGTTTTGCGATTTAAATAAAATAATAGAATCAATAAAATATATTGATTAATTAGAATTATTTTAGTAAATTAACATTGTAAATAGAGGGAAGTGTACTTAAAATTGAAGTTTTATAAGGTATATGGAATTTGAGGTAAGTACTCTTAAGAAAAAAAGTAAAGGAGATGTCATTTGGACTTAGATTAATGAAAATGATATTAGGATGCAGCTCTGTCCATTTGGCAAATGTACTCGGAAGATAAGAGAAAAAGCAGATAAACAAGCGAATAATTAGACTTTTAGCTTTATTCTATTTATATGGTAGGCAAAATAATAATTTGCTTCGTATCTTTCTCAACGTTTTTGAGTATTGAGGAGGCATAAGAAATGTTAAACTCAAAGAGTAAAGTAATGATAGTTATTTTTTCGTGTCTACTTTTAATGCTCACCGGGTGCATAAAAGAACTCCCTCAACCAGAAAATTCCTCTCCAGAATTACATAATGATACCTTTTCAAACAAGCTTTCCACAGAATCTGTAGAAATTAATCCTGTGGCTTTTTCACACCACGAGCAAGAATTTGAAATTATCCCTTTCTATAAAGAAATCTTAGAGTATGTGGAACAAGCAAGAAAAGATAGGGCTGAAAATATGGAACTGTTGTATTTTGACTATGTATTAGAGCCTTTCCGTAGGAGTGCATGGGGTGATACATCTAGTCTGACGGTTAACTACTATCAAGTTACCTCTACAAAAATGCTGGATAAACTTGAAGAATATACATACTTACTATTAAAGGACCAAGAAAATATAAATGATTCGATTAAAGAGGCATTAATAAAATCAGCAGACGTGCTTCCAGCCAAGGAAAAGAAAAAAATTTATCTATTTCCCTTTCATCCTGATTATGATTATGTAAGTGAATTAATGAAGGGGATAGAAGGATATGCATATGATGAAGAGGTTATTATCCTCTCAATCGATCCGTATCATTACACAAATAATGTATTGAGAGGCTTCGTGGCTAGTAATTATTATAATGCTGTTTATTCAGAATTAACTTATAGGAAATCTCCTACGTTGTTGGATTCAGTAGTCATGTCAGGAAAGTCCCATGCTTTTGCTACTATTATTTTTCCAGATATTAATATTCCTTTGGTTGAACCATTATCAAAGAATGAGGAGACATTAGTTTGGAGCACTATGGCTGACCTCCTATCCAGACAGAAATCTACGGCGGATCTATATTTTAACTTCGCAAATGGAGATCAAAGTGTAGGAATCCCTTATTGGTCAAACCATAGAATTGGCTATCAGATTATGCAAGACTTCCTCAAATATAATCCTGATGTACCTGTTGAAGAATGGATCACAATGGATTCGTCTGATATTTTGGAAAAAAGTAGATTTAATGAGCGATTTGAATAGAAGTATTATGTATCATTATTAGATTGGGGGTGATTTCATGCTGAGATTGATTCAACAGTGCTT
This portion of the Bacillus horti genome encodes:
- a CDS encoding ABC transporter ATP-binding protein — encoded protein: MISLKNIKKKYRGQGVETLALDGVNLDIEKSEFLCIRGRSGCGKTTLLNILGCMDQFDSGEYIFEGVDVTSMKAREVANFRNTRLGFVFQSFHLIDDLKAWENVEVPLGYAGVRASDRKRKALDLLDMVGLSNRIHHYPSQLSGGQQQRVAIARALANAPSLILADEPTGNLDSTNGKEIMELLTLLNQNGTTIVMVTHDQVVADFAKRSIELEDGKVIFDQ
- a CDS encoding NHL repeat-containing protein; its protein translation is MKKIACALCFFLALILVGCSQNTNHEVNINRIFAEEYSIEELELEVELKEPRGLTMIGDDLIIVDSGNNRLLRINKSGKLVQTIGETGHGNGEFLNPVAVAVDEQFIYVADSGNSRVQKLTMDGSFIEDWKIEGLQNFTITNRMLDIEVDANQNIYLSVLSLNNKLSKVHILNSGGKVSTIGKDSIGYLGIENNQLFFVSILERIDRDTLEGRNNQVFEIIDGKMVNKKSLPTSYSPADLTFYNEQMYMFSRGYQAIDRFNLDGDYIDSIWRREITDGNADTNFSAGMYGMHADEKGDIYMSNYLENKIYKFSNKE
- a CDS encoding ABC transporter permease, which gives rise to MSEYGIYKTIRYLRRNIRTYTGVILQICLGMLTLHLFFNVSLSLENEYNQMLDEGRDKEFQISFKERNHEFDIQSFNYLDWAQEEAIPFEHGVSLMPFTSEDYNILKNRHGTEVEIVYFVRRSINYVDTENGLTTFYVFHVTPDFYNEFQRIDAQKDHDRRAYIGENFYSFLKEMNKTNTINPNELVFSFSNDFPDQIVNWESSVREIEVVENLNEYDLTKLTLGIEMNNDLNQSDIAIVPLDDYIPFYHPKDIIQSFLFIRFNQVMDANTVFSDIFNYLYKTHGSEFIYSVDNVFEQYVNRTETLRQNTRVASWVALITLAIVAIGLMGLMLLAFEKRRKEKAINMLLGASKGTVLKEMLFESVCITMTSGILGVLCSWTLLTFNVIQLEGLEIDSHVLVTIFTIGLAAFIGVITTIPSILQLKELSPLNTLRKQ
- a CDS encoding ABC transporter permease — its product is MFVRFLYLFMTGFQQTLRNKTISMILILSFSLGLFFSAFLLGIGLQLLEDTKSREVLDLDQTVRMSPVSFEGRSIPILYSDVEKIVQQHSNVERIHLVEHKLNQTVLINENLVLGLSLAYVDSGFDQLFKDFIVSGVMLSNKSNETAECVVGQHISGEVNLIEDPVGKRININGNECEVVGVANHPQYNKSIFLPINLLSDEDVEKPMYYVIFSSLDSILESEFRSNILKQFGEYEIDYERSVQEQVISKSRNVYIVIFGISTIVLAFALLNIINIVYFRTIQLQKRWAIALALGARKSDLYLYKISEMLAYTVCASLIVFLALEIIESVVPPSFPFRSGLSILFILLGFSIIISAVSSLLMLRKIMNKPVREILKG
- a CDS encoding GNAT family N-acetyltransferase, encoding MSLKLEELNADNLQAAVSLSLKPGQEKYVAPVVHSIAQAYVTPTAWPRVILDQDQVVGFIMGNFDPENEIEAFRAGIWRLNVSGEDQGRGVGKFAVQALADEARSRGAERITVLWVPGEDGPEKFYLKCGFVPTGEILFGETVGVLKL
- a CDS encoding DUF2268 domain-containing putative Zn-dependent protease (predicted Zn-dependent protease with a strongly conserved HExxH motif), with translation MLNSKSKVMIVIFSCLLLMLTGCIKELPQPENSSPELHNDTFSNKLSTESVEINPVAFSHHEQEFEIIPFYKEILEYVEQARKDRAENMELLYFDYVLEPFRRSAWGDTSSLTVNYYQVTSTKMLDKLEEYTYLLLKDQENINDSIKEALIKSADVLPAKEKKKIYLFPFHPDYDYVSELMKGIEGYAYDEEVIILSIDPYHYTNNVLRGFVASNYYNAVYSELTYRKSPTLLDSVVMSGKSHAFATIIFPDINIPLVEPLSKNEETLVWSTMADLLSRQKSTADLYFNFANGDQSVGIPYWSNHRIGYQIMQDFLKYNPDVPVEEWITMDSSDILEKSRFNERFE